The Lasioglossum baleicum chromosome 18, iyLasBale1, whole genome shotgun sequence genomic sequence ATTATTCTAAAGAATATAAGGTCTGTGCAAAAGTAATTGTGATTTTCGCTAGTGTAAAGTTCCAGCTAAACGTTAAGGTACAagttaaacaaatattttgttgaacgtAGATTCAATAGTTGCTTTAATAACAACTTTTTGCATGTAAGAAAGGTACTGATACGTGAGGGGTACACACCGATGCACATTCTTTAGATTTAATTAGCGAATTAATTGTAAATCCCTATTCCAATCCTAGTTAGTTGTCTCCATTACATCCTAAAAAGATTCAaaattttgcatgcaacctAACCTCAGTCTGAACCACTCTCATAatttccgaaataaataaaaccatCGAAAAAAAGATTAATAGTTACAATAGACACTAAAACAGTAATTCGTAAATTGGTTAGACCAATCAGTTCACCGCCGATCGCTCTCCTCTAGACTCCTAGCCACGCCTACTCCCCCCACCACCCGTAGTTAGCCAATCAAGTAGTTTGCTAGCCGAGTGCCATTGGCGTGCACGAAGAAATTTTCACAGGTCCAGGGACAACAACGCGGGGATCGTTGGTAATCCATTAGTGTGTAGCCAATTAACGCGTGATTCTATCGCAGTGCATCCTGTGAACCCTGTCGGCGAACCTTGTACAGCTTTTAGAATTCCAATGTTCTCGAATCAATTTTcgaggtagagagagagagaaagagagagaaagagagagagagagatagagagagagagagagagcgagacagagagaaagggaaaagaaaaaaacataCCTCGACGGAGACACGAGCATTATTGAACTCTAATGAAAATCTATCGGACTAGTTCGCTTTGCCAGTAGATTCACTCGGAGAGAATCGTACTAGCCTGATGCATGTAGACCAATCTCATTAGAACTCTGCCAAACCAGCTGTTAAACATTGCTCAATCAGCTGGGTATTGTTCGTTAACACTAGAAGCACCAATCGGTCGAAGTAACTTGTATGTTTATTAGTGCGAAACTGCATTCATAGAGACATCaattgactgtatacgaatagaCGAATACTTTTACGATTGCAAAACGAGAAATCTAAAGTAATTTGATCcatccggtagttctagtgttaaagaaTCGTGGAAAAGACTTATCGGGAAGAGTCAGTAGTGCTCGTAGACAGTAGTAGACGATGATTCACTGAGCAAGGGTTGTCTTTCCGGTGTTGCAGGATGCACGCGGTTGGATTGCACTCTGCGCTGGCCATCAAGCGTCAGAGAAAGCGCCGGGACGAGCAGCGTCGTGCCCGTGAACGTCGTTATAGTGCGCAATCAGGTGACAGTGGGTTGACATCACCCAGAGCGTCTACCGGTTCCCTGGACCATCACTCGAGACACCATAAATCAGGCCACTCTAGTCATGCAGCTGGCCAGGGGATGCTGGACACGAAGGTGGTCACGTCGATTGGGATGCTGCACATCGGGGTGGTGTTCCTAGTGCTGGGAGCCTTCTTTCTAATGAGCGGAACGCTGCCCGGAGACATGACACAGTGGGGAGCGAAGTATACCAAAGGCTGGTGGAACGAGATGGTAGCCATTGGGCTGTTCGCGGTGTTCGTCGGCATATTCCTGATCATTCTGAACCGTGTGATCGCTAGGAAAGAAGAGAATGAGTTGGTGGAGTATGTTCAACGTCAGCTGACCAGGACCAAGTCAGGTCACAGGCTCGAGAGAGACGCGGAGACCGGAGGACTGACTACCAGAAGCGATAAGAGGGCCAGACAGATGCAGCAGATGGCCTCCGCCGCGACCATAGAAACTGAGAACGAAAAGGACTCCGCATCTCCACCGAGAAGTCCTCCGCCAGCTTACTCACCGCCTCCCATAGTGAACGGGGATCACCAGAACATCCAATCGAACGCCGCTCTCTATCTCGAACAGATCACAGAGGAAGAGATCATCAGCGATCGTGTGGAAACCTCTACTACTAACAGTCTCAGCCCAGGTTCTCCCAGCGAGACAAGAGAACTGCTGCAGAATCCTCGCTACTCCAAGCAGAATGGAAATCCACA encodes the following:
- the LOC143218152 gene encoding uncharacterized protein LOC143218152 isoform X1, producing MHAVGLHSALAIKRQRKRRDEQRRARERRYSAQSGDSGLTSPRASTGSLDHHSRHHKSGHSSHAAGQGMLDTKVVTSIGMLHIGVVFLVLGAFFLMSGTLPGDMTQWGAKYTKGWWNEMVAIGLFAVFVGIFLIILNRVIARKEENELVEYVQRQLTRTKSGHRLERDAETGGLTTRSDKRARQMQQMASAATIETENEKDSASPPRSPPPAYSPPPIVNGDHQNIQSNAALYLEQITEEEIISDRVETSTTNSLSPGSPSETRELLQNPRYSKQNGNPQQIRQPLYVSRI